In Zingiber officinale cultivar Zhangliang chromosome 1A, Zo_v1.1, whole genome shotgun sequence, the DNA window ATCAATATTACTAATTAATCAAGTGTTGTTTGATAGacctattaatttttaaaagtttatgaaatatattttttctttttcaaaactcAGTCTCTTGCATTAATCAACATCGAATGGGAACATTTTAACCTCAAATTGCAAAAGGCAGTTAAACAATATATTCTTTTGCCATTCAGAATCACTTTACATCAACATTAGAATTAGAATCATTTTATTAATATACATCCACTGAATTGGTATTCAAAATCACTTTCTCCAACCACTACAAATGGAAGGCAGATGTAAATTAGCTGAGAGTCCATTGAAGTTTTCTataaattttgatataataatttatatctctccttttttttatctatttaaaGTTTTCTGcacaaatatatataaatttatttgggTTTCAGTTTGGATCAACACTATAAATATACATGAGTTTGAGGAGGGTGATGAGGTTGGTGGCTAGCTCATCAAGCAGTAGGATCCTTCCTCATGGCGTCTCTCCAACGTTTCTTCTTTCTCTCCTCGCTTATTATCATGGCAGCGGCGGCGACAGCAGACAGTTATGTAGCTTCCAGGGAGTCGGCGACGAGGCGCAGTGTGTCGGACAATGGCCTCGCCAGGACTCCTCCGATGGGGTATAATTCATTTTATGATCTGATGAGGATGAATCATTTTTAGTTAATTTATCAGCCGATGCATGCAATCTATTCATTCATCTCTTTATCTTTCGATTGCAATGAATCAGGTGGAACAGTTGGAACCATTTCCACTGCAACATCACTGAGGAGGTCATCAGAGAAACTGGTATCTCCCGTGAATAATATGGACAAAAATcatgaacttttttttttctgagTCAAAGCTTGagctcactttttcttttctgtGATTACCTACCACTACCAGATCCTAAATAATACgttcaatatatattaattaCTGACTCGCACCGAGTCTAAAGGAAGGAATATCACACAATATTATAGGTGAGATTTTGACAATTAATTAAGTATGACATGCATCTTTTGTTGGATTTTTATATGCAGCTGATGCCTTGGAGTATACAGGCCTTGCCAAGTTGGGTTATCAATATGTTAATATAGGTGTCTTCCTTTTACATATGTATAGATTTCGTTCTAATTGTGATTTTATTGTATAAATATTTAGTTAACAAATTCTCCTTTCAGATGATTGCTGGGGCGAGTACGACAGAGACTCTCAGGTAAGAATATAAGACTAACTTCCACATTGTTGACAAAAATGAAAAAGTAATTGGTAGATAAATTTGTTTACTCTTCCATGTTTTGACTTTCAAAAGAACAAACTTTGTGATTTGCATGTTCTGATAAATTTGTTGCAGTTTCATCAACTACCTTATGCATAATAAATATTGGAGAAAAGAGAGTCTGATCCGACCACCATTATGAACTTGATTCATTTTGAATTTTACAGGGAAATTTAGTCGCAAGGGTGTCAACTTTTCCCTCTGGCATAAAGTCTCTTGCAGATTACGTGCATGGGAAAAGGCTGAAGTTTGGAATCTACAGTGATGCAGGGTACTATAACTTCTCGTATGTCTTGGTTTTGCTATGCTAAGTCATTCATACGGATTATGATCTCATGATCTCATCACTTTTGTTGTATCTGACAGCTGATAGTAAATTTCAGGTCAAAAACATGCAGCAACACAATGCCTGGTTCTCTTGGCTTCGAGGAACAAGATGCAAAGACCTTTGCGTCTTGGGTAATGCCATTGTTCTTAGAATCTACACCAATATTTTATTACCTTTTgccactcaaaaaaaaaaaattatcatggtTTACAATCTCAGGGCATTGATTACTTGAAGTATGACAACTGTAACGATCCTGGTACCAGTCCAAAAGAAAGGTAGAGTTTTATGAACTCGTGCTAAATGTCACCAaaggagtttggtttcattgtcAATTTAAGAGACTTCCATCAATTTAGCTTGTGAACAACATCTGATTTGCTGTCATGGCCTCAAAGGTATCCAAAAATGGGAGCTGCTCTTTTGAACAGTGGAAGGAGCATTGTCTTCTCTCTGTGTGAATGGTAAATCTGCCAAATCGCtcagttttaataaatttattcattCATGAGTAAGAATTGTGCTTCTTGGGTAAAACTATATTCACAGGGGTGTCGAGGACCCAGCAACATGGGCTGGCAGCATAGCCCACAGTTGGAGGACAACAGGAGATATCTTTGATAGTTGGGACAGGTTGTAGTTCCTACCCAAATGAGTGAGTTGCTTGCACTTCTCTAATATCACACAGTAGTAGCTGATGCTTCGCATCGTAATAGCATGACGTCGATTGCCGATCAGAACGACAAATGGGCATCTTATGCAGGACCTGATGGCTGGAATGGTACTCCATTAGATTGGCACGGCTAAATCTACTTGCTAATTTATTGTTTAGTAGTTCACTACAAGTTATCATGCAGATCCTGACATGCTTGAAGTAGGGAATGGGGGAATGACGAGGGAAGAGTATGTATCCCATTTTAGTATATGGGCCCTGATGAAGGTATTTTCAGTAAAAATAACACAATGATAGATAGATCAGCTTAGTTCCATTGGAATTCAATTATCTCCGAGTGCTTCTTAAATTGCTGCCTTTTAGGCTCCTTTGTTGATCGGATGCGATGTGAGATCAATAACTAAAGATACACTTGAGATATTGAGCAACTCGGAAGTCATAGCTGTTAATCAGGGTAAGATCCTGATTCATTGTTCAACTTTTTAGCTTCATGTCGTGCCGTCGATTGCAAGGATCACAAGTTGATTCTCTCAACAGATTCACTTGGAATTCAAGGGAAGAAGGTGGCTTCTCATGATAGTTTACAGGTCTACAACTCCTTTCTCGACTGTTCCAGGGTTATAAATGAAAGCTAAGCAGTGAGGATCAAGTAACTAATTTAACTGTCACGGTTGTTGTCTCTGCCTGAAGGTTTGGGCAGGTCCCCTGAGCGGTGGGAGAGTGGCCGTGGTCCTGTGGAACCGAGGAAATTCACAAGCAATGATAACAGCAAATTGGTCTGATTTAGGACTTTTGAGTTCGACTCGCGCTAATGTCCGCGATCTTTGGGCGGTAAAAATCTCACTCAATAGGTCTTTCTTCTTTCCATCAAAATGCCACAACATTCTCTGTTCTTACTCGATATGTTTGCCAGCATTCTGATATTGGAATAGCTCAAGGGCGGCTCAACGCCACTGTGGATTCTCATGCCTGCAAGATGTTTGTTCTCACACCGCAGTAGAACATCCTGCTCTTCTAGTTTagataagaaagaaaaaggcacCCCATTGTTTTCATACAGAATAAGTCATTTCAGTGGATGATACCAGCCATGTGTTTTGTAGACTGAAAAATAGTGAAAAATTCTCAGATTAATAAAAAGTAACCAATTTCACTTTCGATTGTTTTGATTGAAATTGAGCATAAAGACTAAAGTTCAAAGGAAAGGATGACCTTTTTAATTTAACCTTATAACATCACAATGAGGACCTTTTCCTGCACTACAACTGCACTTCAACAGCAGGAGGAAAGAACAAGCAGAACAGTTGTATGTGTTGCACTAAATTCTAGCTTTGCAAAGGTCACAAAAGATCGTCCGCTACTTAAATAGTTGCAGTAGGAGCAGCGGTAGACGAGAGTCCACTGATTTGGGTACGGTTAGCCTTGCCACCGCCCTTGTTCTCATTTAATTCCGGTGGAGGATGGCCGTTGCCACTCCCGCTGCAGTTGATAGCGCACCTCTGTCGTCGTCCCTGAATCCCTGAATGATGTTTTTGCTGGCTCAACGAGGACACCTTGGCTTCTTGCTCCACCTCTTCATCGTCGTTTGACCTCCATGTACGTGCGGAGTCCACGGAATCCGGCTCCCGCACGGAGGAAGCAGCGGCCCACGGATGGCCGACGAAGCTGTTGCTCCCCGCAGATTCTTGGGGCTCCAACTCAGCCCTGGATTGCCTCACGGTGACGTACCTGTGAATGCTCGGCTCCATGAGATCATCCTTCACAACTATCTCAGTCTCCACAAATGATCCTCTTCTCTCACTCCATTCGTCGAACATGTTGCCGGCGTTAGTGGAATGGCCTCCCGTGGAGTTGAGATCGGCCACGGCTTCGAGGATGGAACAGGCTTTGGACAAGCATGCTGGGAGGGAGAAAGCCGCGTTGTGGATGCCCTCCGGAGCCGAAGAAGAGTAGGAATTGCGACTCGGTATTTGGTCGAGGTCTCTGGAAGTTGTCCTCCGGGAAGACCTGGTTGCTGAAATCGTCGTCAGCTGGTGGTTTTCCACCTCGAGGCTTGTTGACGCAGCTGTAACCTGGTTGCTTTGTATTTCTTCAGTTGCTTCAGTTCTTTGCGAGGATTTGGTTATTTGAGCACTTCTTTCACTTGATTTCTGCAGGGAATCAACGCAAGATTACGATTTACCGAGACCCTACTGAAAGACGAAGCAAATGTAGTTGAATATTTTTTCTCACCTTGTGGTCGATGCTCAGGTTTTGGCCTGTTTTGACTGAATTTTCATCGATCTCTGCCATCGGATTCCGCCGGAAAGGCGATCGCTCTGTCTTCCTCGACGAGCTCCGGCTGTGAAACTGCACCTGATTACTTGCGGCGTTCTCATTAGACAGCGTCCAGGATGCACTCGCAGGAGACCTCGACCGAGGCGAGGTTCCGCCTCTCTTGTGGGAGGAGCAAGGTGAGGCTCCCCTACCTTTCTCTCTTGCCGGAACGGCGACCATCTTGGTCGGCTGCTGGGACTTGTCGCAAATATTCGCTCCCGACAGAGCTTCCGAGCGCCTCCCAGGGGACCGGCTCACCCTACGCCCTCCGCCGCCGCTCCGCTCCCTGCTCCCGGACCTCTCCCGGCTAGCTGCTCGCCGGCGCGGGGAAGGCCTCGAAGCCGCCTTCTCCTCGCCGTCCTCCTCGTCCCCCTTCCTCTCGTTGTCGAAGTCATAGCTGCGCTTGGACCCCGAGTGCTTCCGATGCCCGAGTCCTCCCTCGTTAGAGGCGTTCCCGGAGGAGCTGCGGCTGAGGCGGCCGCACTGGATCAGGATGGCGTCTACCTCCTCGTTGGTGCAGCTCGAGGTCCGTACCACGGCAGAAGGCTTGATTTCCTCCACCACGGACACCGGAACCCCTCCCTTAACCTCAACCTCGATTTCTTCGCCAGCATCCTTCACGGGCTTtactcctctcttcttcccttcgTCTTCGACGGCGGCTAAACACTTGCTGCTCACAAACACCTGATGCTTCTCCGCGGTGGCTTCCACCGCCTTCTGAGGCGGCATCTCTGCTTTCTGTTCGTCTGTTTCGTCCTTCTCTTTCTCCTCCTTCATCTTTTTGCTGAAACAGAGTCCCATTAGGTTGCAACGTGCAATGtagagaagaaagggagagaggtGCCGGTGAtttgaagaagagaagaagaagaatttatTGGGCAATACAAAATGGATACTTTTTAAATTTGTTGCAGTGGGCGGGATGGAGATGAAGAGTCGTTGGTTGAAGTTACCGTTAGAAAAAGGTTAATATTTTTTGAGGCAAGTTTGAATCGCAACGGCTATGCGACCTGCTACCGTGCAGTCTGTCTCTCGTTTTCAGATTGAATCCAGTAAAGTATCCTGATGGGATAACAGTTGCCTATAATTTTTCGAGACAAAaactaaaagtttttttttaaatttgaagtaAATGATGAGATATATAGCTGCATAAGTAGACATCTTTCGTCCCACATGGAATTCATAACTAATAGAAAACTAAATAAACAGAGGCACTTATTGTATAATTTATGTATCAGACCTTTTCTTTGTTATGGTATTTCACTGATACTTATTTGCATATTTAGCAAAAGATTATAAATAATTATGAaagaatgagatttttttttagaaagtgTTTTTCTATGTTACTCTATAATTTTTTCAAAACAAGTGTTTATTACCTTGTTTGTCCATTATTTGAAGCAACAAGGAGTG includes these proteins:
- the LOC122036989 gene encoding alpha-galactosidase-like isoform X2, whose translation is MASLQRFFFLSSLIIMAAAATADSYVASRESATRRSVSDNGLARTPPMGWNSWNHFHCNITEEVIRETADALEYTGLAKLGYQYVNIDDCWGEYDRDSQGNLVARVSTFPSGIKSLADYVHGKRLKFGIYSDAGSKTCSNTMPGSLGFEEQDAKTFASWGIDYLKYDNCNDPGTSPKERYPKMGAALLNSGRSIVFSLCEWGVEDPATWAGSIAHSWRTTGDIFDSWDSMTSIADQNDKWASYAGPDGWNDPDMLEVGNGGMTREEYVSHFSIWALMKAPLLIGCDVRSITKDTLEILSNSEVIAVNQDSLGIQGKKVASHDSLQVWAGPLSGGRVAVVLWNRGNSQAMITANWSDLGLLSSTRANVRDLWAHSDIGIAQGRLNATVDSHACKMFVLTPQ
- the LOC122036989 gene encoding alpha-galactosidase-like isoform X1, with the protein product MASLQRFFFLSSLIIMAAAATADSYVASRESATRRSVSDNGLARTPPMGWNSWNHFHCNITEEVIRETADALEYTGLAKLGYQYVNIDDCWGEYDRDSQGNLVARVSTFPSGIKSLADYVHGKRLKFGIYSDAGYYNFSSKTCSNTMPGSLGFEEQDAKTFASWGIDYLKYDNCNDPGTSPKERYPKMGAALLNSGRSIVFSLCEWGVEDPATWAGSIAHSWRTTGDIFDSWDSMTSIADQNDKWASYAGPDGWNDPDMLEVGNGGMTREEYVSHFSIWALMKAPLLIGCDVRSITKDTLEILSNSEVIAVNQDSLGIQGKKVASHDSLQVWAGPLSGGRVAVVLWNRGNSQAMITANWSDLGLLSSTRANVRDLWAHSDIGIAQGRLNATVDSHACKMFVLTPQ
- the LOC122036984 gene encoding uncharacterized protein At1g65710-like gives rise to the protein MGLCFSKKMKEEKEKDETDEQKAEMPPQKAVEATAEKHQVFVSSKCLAAVEDEGKKRGVKPVKDAGEEIEVEVKGGVPVSVVEEIKPSAVVRTSSCTNEEVDAILIQCGRLSRSSSGNASNEGGLGHRKHSGSKRSYDFDNERKGDEEDGEEKAASRPSPRRRAASRERSGSRERSGGGGRRVSRSPGRRSEALSGANICDKSQQPTKMVAVPAREKGRGASPCSSHKRGGTSPRSRSPASASWTLSNENAASNQVQFHSRSSSRKTERSPFRRNPMAEIDENSVKTGQNLSIDHKKSSERSAQITKSSQRTEATEEIQSNQVTAASTSLEVENHQLTTISATRSSRRTTSRDLDQIPSRNSYSSSAPEGIHNAAFSLPACLSKACSILEAVADLNSTGGHSTNAGNMFDEWSERRGSFVETEIVVKDDLMEPSIHRYVTVRQSRAELEPQESAGSNSFVGHPWAAASSVREPDSVDSARTWRSNDDEEVEQEAKVSSLSQQKHHSGIQGRRQRCAINCSGSGNGHPPPELNENKGGGKANRTQISGLSSTAAPTATI